One Heteronotia binoei isolate CCM8104 ecotype False Entrance Well chromosome 20, APGP_CSIRO_Hbin_v1, whole genome shotgun sequence DNA segment encodes these proteins:
- the IGFALS gene encoding insulin-like growth factor-binding protein complex acid labile subunit, translating to MRKETALTLALLWAWVAGSQSLEAETAKESAVAESQKCPSPCFCSYDDCNDELSIYCSSRNLTSIPGDVPRAVRLLWLDGNNFTSLPALTFRNLSNLEFLNLQGSQLMLIEQHAFHGLEGLYSLFLERNRLKSLAPNIFLHLQNLASLNLNNNQFAKMEEGVFAGLSNLWYLNLGWNSLVVLPDRVFHDLPNLRELVLASNKLHYLQHQLFYSLTELRELDLSGNTLKGIKGNIFTKLQKLQKLYLHHNQINAVAPRAFMGMKSLRWLDLSHNRLTTLFEDTFFGLSTLHVLRLSSNSIAGLRPRTFRDLQFLEELQLGNNRLRSLAERGFEKLGQLEVLALNDNQLQEIRAGVFLGLANVAVMNLSGNCLKSLPDFAFRGLSQLHSLHLENSCLSRIRPQMFSNLSSLRRLFLRHNAIAVIEDHGLSDLHDLLDLDLKNNRLTRLLPNQFAGLGNLEYLLLSSNQLLEISPEAFAPLRRLSWLDLSNNDLETLDGDVLAPLSKLEYLNVKNNSLQTFLVGWLGTSPKLAQLWLERNKWDCNCSLKGLRDFALQNPTVVLRYTQSVTEGDAPVYSYNNVTCLSPADVMGLDLRDVPEDHFVDC from the coding sequence AAACAGCGCTGACTCTGGCTCTTCTCTGGGCTTGGGTGGCGGGGTCCCAGTCCCTCGAAGCGGAAACCGCTAAAGAGTCCGCTGTGGCGGAAAGCCAGAAATGCCCTAGCCCGTGCTTCTGCAGCTACGACGACTGCAACGATGAGTTGAGCATCTACTGCAGTTCTCGGAACCTCACGAGCATCCCGGGAGACGTCCCCAGGGCCGTGCGGCTGCTTTGGCTGGACGGCAACAACTTCACCTCCTTGCCGGCTCTGACCTTCCGCAACCTCTCCAACCTGGAATTCCTCAACCTGCAGGGCAGCCAGTTGATGCTCATCGAACAGCACGCCTTCCACGGCTTGGAAGGGCTGTACTCCTTATTCCTGGAGCGCAACCGCTTGAAATCGCTGGCCCCCAACATTTTCCTCCACCTGCAGAACCTGGCCTCCTTAAATCTCAACAACAACCAGTTTGCCAAGATGGAAGAGGGGGTGTTTGCCGGGTTGTCCAACCTCTGGTACTTGAACCTGGGATGGAACTCCTTGGTGGTGCTGCCCGATAGAGTGTTTCACGACCTGCCCAACCTGAGGGAGCTCGTCCTGGCCAGCAATAAGCTCCACTACCTGCAGCACCAGCTCTTCTACAGCCTCAcggagctgagagagctggaCTTAAGCGGGAACACCCTCAAGGGCATCAAAGGGAACATCTTCACGAAGCTGCAGAAGCTGCAGAAACTCTACCTGCATCACAACCAAATCAATGCCGTCGCCCCCCGGGCCTTCATGGGCATGAAGTCCCTACGGTGGTTGGACCTGTCCCACAACCGCCTGACCACGCTGTTCGAAGACACGTTCTTTGGCCTCTCAACCCTGCATGTTTTGCGCCTATCGAGCAATTCGATTGCCGGCTTGAGGCCGAGGACCTTCCGAGACCTTCAGTTCTTGGAAGAGCTGCAGCTGGGGAACAACAGGCTCAGGAGCCTGGCCGAGAGGGGCTTCGAGAAACTCGGTCAGCTCGAGGTTCTGGCTCTTAACGACAACCAGCTTCAAGAGATCCGAGCCGGGGTGTTCCTGGGCCTCGCCAACGTGGCCGTAATGAACCTGTCGGGCAACTGCCTGAAGAGCCTCCCCGATTTTGCTTTCCGGGGTCTCAGCCAGCTGCACAGCCttcatctggagaacagctgcctGAGCCGGATCAGACCACAAATGTTCTCGAATCTCTCCAGCCTCCGGAGACTGTTCTTGCGGCACAATGCCATTGCCGTGATAGAGGATCACGGCCTCAGCGATTTGCACGACCTTCTCGATCTGGACCTGAAGAACAACAGGCTGACCAGGCTCCTCCCCAACCAGTTCGCAGGCCTGGGGAACCTGGAATATCTTCTCCTGTCCTCTAACCAGCTGCTGGAAATCTCTCCCGAAGCCTTTGCCCCGCTTCGGCGCCTCTCCTGGCTTGACCTCTCCAACAATGACCTGGAGACACTGGACGGGGATGTCCTCGCACCCTTATCGAAACTGGAGTATCTGAACGTCAAGAACAACTCGCTCCAAACCTTCTTGGTGGGTTGGCTGGGCACTTCCCCCAAACTGGCTCAGTTGTGGCTAGAGAGGAACAAATGGGATTGCAACTGTTCCCTGAAAGGCCTACGGGACTTTGCTTTGCAGAACCCCACCGTGGTCCTGCGGTACACGCAGTCCGTCACAGAAGGGGACGCTCCGGTGTACTCGTACAACAACGTCACCTGCCTTAGCCCAGCAGACGTCATGGGACTGGACCTGAGGGACGTCCCCGAAGACCATTTTGTTGATTGCTAA